One window of the Streptococcus parasanguinis ATCC 15912 genome contains the following:
- a CDS encoding DUF1129 domain-containing protein, giving the protein MSQFDLNQLSKKNQEFIRIAKHQLLENGKTEEEAESLIQEILPAIHENQGKGIPARTLFGAPTVWANSFSEKERYEKEHPKLNDAPSLMILDSFLFIFGVFAAISAFMNLVAPRRTGYGLITLILGSLTGALLLYLMYYFFYQYMDGTKDRSERPSLWKSMPILVGVMFLWVIVLSFTSLLPQVLNPTIPDVLAIVLGALALVLRFYLKKRFNIKSSSTAPATRR; this is encoded by the coding sequence ATGTCTCAATTTGATTTGAATCAACTAAGCAAGAAAAACCAAGAATTTATCCGGATCGCCAAACACCAATTGCTTGAAAACGGAAAGACAGAGGAAGAAGCAGAAAGCCTCATCCAAGAAATTCTTCCAGCTATCCATGAAAACCAAGGAAAAGGAATTCCGGCACGGACCCTTTTTGGAGCTCCAACTGTATGGGCGAACTCTTTCAGCGAGAAAGAACGCTATGAAAAAGAGCATCCGAAATTAAACGATGCTCCCTCTCTCATGATTTTGGATTCCTTCCTCTTTATCTTTGGTGTCTTTGCTGCGATTAGTGCCTTCATGAACTTGGTCGCACCGCGTCGTACTGGCTATGGTTTGATCACCTTGATCCTTGGAAGTTTGACAGGGGCTTTGCTCTTATATCTCATGTACTACTTCTTCTATCAGTATATGGATGGCACCAAAGATCGCAGCGAGCGTCCTTCTCTTTGGAAATCCATGCCGATTCTTGTTGGAGTCATGTTCCTTTGGGTCATTGTCTTGTCCTTTACTTCCTTACTTCCACAGGTTCTCAACCCAACTATTCCAGATGTCCTTGCCATCGTTTTAGGAGCTCTAGCGCTTGTCCTTCGCTTCTACCTCAAGAAACGCTTTAATATTAAAAGTTCGAGCACAGCACCTGCAACTCGACGTTAA
- a CDS encoding magnesium transporter CorA family protein, whose protein sequence is MKQVFLSTTTEFKEIETLEPGSWINLVNPSQSESMEIASAFNIDIADLRAPLDAEEMSRMTIEDEYTLIIVDVPIKEERNNQTYYVTIPLGIILTEEAIITTCLEKLPLLDIFINRRLRNFYTFMRSRFIFQILYRNAELYLSALRTLDRKSEQIESQLHKSTRNEELIELMELEKTIVYFKASLKTNERVIKKLTSATSNIKKYLEDEDLLEDTLIETQQAIEMADIYGNILHSMTDTFASIISNNQNNIMKTLALVTIVMSIPTMIFSAYGMNFKDNELPLNGEPHAFWLIIFIAFALTGSLVVYLIHKKWF, encoded by the coding sequence ATGAAACAGGTCTTTTTATCGACAACGACTGAATTTAAGGAAATAGAGACGCTGGAACCCGGTAGCTGGATCAACCTTGTTAACCCTTCTCAAAGTGAATCGATGGAAATCGCCTCTGCTTTTAATATCGATATTGCAGACTTACGGGCACCACTCGATGCGGAAGAAATGTCCCGTATGACCATCGAAGATGAGTATACCTTGATCATCGTCGACGTTCCCATTAAGGAAGAGCGGAACAATCAGACCTACTACGTGACCATTCCGCTAGGGATTATCCTGACAGAAGAGGCTATTATCACGACTTGCTTGGAGAAATTGCCACTTCTCGATATCTTTATCAACCGACGCTTGCGGAATTTCTATACCTTTATGCGGTCGCGCTTTATCTTTCAAATCCTCTATCGCAACGCTGAACTCTACTTGTCTGCGCTTCGTACCTTGGATCGCAAAAGCGAGCAGATTGAAAGTCAATTGCACAAATCAACGCGTAATGAAGAGCTGATTGAGTTGATGGAGTTGGAAAAAACCATCGTCTACTTTAAGGCCTCTCTGAAAACCAATGAGCGCGTGATCAAGAAATTGACCAGTGCTACTAGTAACATCAAGAAATACCTAGAAGACGAGGATCTGTTGGAAGATACCTTGATCGAAACCCAGCAGGCCATCGAGATGGCAGATATTTATGGAAATATCCTGCACTCCATGACCGATACCTTCGCATCGATCATCTCCAACAACCAGAACAACATCATGAAGACCCTGGCCCTCGTCACCATTGTCATGTCCATTCCGACCATGATCTTTTCGGCCTACGGGATGAACTTCAAGGACAATGAGCTTCCGCTCAATGGCGAACCCCATGCCTTCTGGCTGATTATTTTCATCGCCTTTGCCCTGACTGGGTCTCTTGTCGTCTACCTCATCCATAAAAAATGGTTCTAA